A window of the Thermoleophilia bacterium SCSIO 60948 genome harbors these coding sequences:
- a CDS encoding alpha/beta hydrolase — protein sequence MQLDEKFCDTGEGITLCYEEFGSREDPTALLVMGLGTQMIGWHEDFCAELVDRGFHVVRFDNRDNGLSTHLDFKPPSLVQLGTRRFGPEQYGVEDMSDDAARLVERLELGPVHVIGASMGGMIAQSLTARRPDLISSLTSIMSNSGHFWKGMPALSAYRLFLKAAPSEREAFADQIVSLYELVGSQGPLQDLDGVRLRAQRGFDRNHDPRGVGRQLGAILKSGNRSQQLRSISRPTTVIHGTVDKLVLPSGGTETARLIPGSELIRIENMGHDLPRGAWDRICDAIATNARRGAESLGEGPSPAPPASTAEPATGLA from the coding sequence GTGCAACTCGACGAGAAGTTCTGCGACACGGGTGAGGGCATAACCCTCTGCTACGAGGAGTTCGGCTCGCGCGAGGACCCGACCGCACTGCTGGTCATGGGCCTCGGGACGCAGATGATCGGCTGGCACGAGGACTTCTGCGCCGAGCTCGTCGACCGCGGCTTCCACGTCGTGCGCTTCGACAACCGCGACAACGGCCTCTCGACCCACCTCGACTTCAAGCCGCCGAGCCTGGTCCAGCTCGGGACGCGGCGCTTCGGCCCCGAGCAGTACGGAGTCGAGGACATGTCCGACGACGCCGCGCGGCTCGTCGAGCGCCTCGAGCTCGGCCCCGTCCACGTGATCGGCGCCTCGATGGGCGGGATGATCGCCCAGTCGCTGACCGCGCGCCGCCCGGACCTCATCAGCTCGCTGACCTCGATCATGTCCAACTCCGGGCACTTCTGGAAGGGGATGCCGGCGCTCAGCGCCTATCGCCTCTTCCTCAAGGCGGCGCCTTCGGAGCGTGAGGCTTTCGCCGACCAGATCGTCTCGCTGTATGAACTCGTCGGGTCCCAGGGGCCGCTTCAGGACCTCGACGGTGTCCGGCTGCGCGCCCAGCGCGGGTTCGATCGCAACCACGACCCCCGCGGCGTCGGCCGCCAGCTCGGAGCGATCCTCAAGAGCGGCAACAGGTCCCAGCAGCTGCGCTCGATCAGCCGGCCGACGACGGTGATCCACGGCACGGTCGACAAGCTCGTCCTGCCCTCCGGCGGCACCGAGACCGCGCGCCTGATCCCCGGCTCCGAGCTGATCCGGATCGAGAACATGGGCCATGACCTGCCGCGTGGCGCGTGGGACCGGATCTGCGACGCGATCGCGACGAACGCACGCCGCGGGGCCGAGTCGCTCGGCGAGGGTCCCTCCCCCGCGCCGCCGGCCTCGACCGCCGAGCCGGCCACCGGGCTCGCCTAG
- the efeB gene encoding deferrochelatase/peroxidase EfeB, with product MSDAARQARSEGGTEEARHSLTRRRLLGAAGVAGVGLGLGGAGYALGRSTDPSSGTGTVPFFGTHQAGIDTAAQDRLAFGAFDVTATDRAGVAELMRAWTDAAARMTAGEPAGPENADEFAPPDDTGETLGLLPSRLTITFGFGPGLFESGGEDRYGLAAQRPRELRELPPLPFEDLEPRRGGGDVCIQACSDDPQVAFHAVHNLTRIGRGLTVLRYLQLGFGRTATTTREQDTPRNLMGLKDGTNNIRAEDSELMDDFVWAGSEAPAWLRGGTYLVARRIRMLLEVWDRASLGDQELTIGRTKMSGAPLGESDEFADVDLAAKNPDGTPAIPADAHIRLASPAMNGGARLLRRGYSFSDGVDQELGQLDAGLFFISFQRDPEQFVRVQQNLAGDRLNEYIVTNGSSLFAVPPGASEGGYVGESLLG from the coding sequence CGGAGGAGGCCCGCCATTCGCTCACCCGTCGCCGCCTGCTCGGCGCGGCCGGCGTCGCCGGGGTCGGACTCGGCCTCGGCGGCGCCGGCTACGCGCTCGGCCGCTCCACGGACCCGTCGAGCGGCACCGGGACGGTGCCGTTCTTCGGCACTCACCAGGCCGGGATCGACACCGCCGCCCAGGACCGGCTCGCCTTCGGCGCCTTCGACGTGACCGCGACCGACCGCGCCGGCGTCGCCGAGCTGATGCGCGCCTGGACCGACGCCGCCGCGCGGATGACCGCCGGCGAGCCTGCGGGCCCGGAGAACGCCGACGAGTTCGCGCCACCGGACGACACGGGGGAGACCCTCGGGCTGCTGCCCTCGCGGCTCACGATCACGTTCGGATTCGGCCCCGGCCTGTTCGAGTCGGGCGGGGAGGACCGCTACGGACTCGCCGCCCAGCGCCCGCGCGAGCTGCGTGAGCTGCCGCCGCTGCCCTTCGAGGACCTCGAGCCGCGCCGTGGCGGGGGAGACGTCTGCATCCAGGCGTGCTCGGACGACCCCCAGGTCGCCTTCCACGCGGTCCACAACCTGACGCGGATCGGTCGCGGGCTGACCGTGCTGCGCTACCTCCAGCTCGGCTTCGGCCGCACCGCGACGACGACGCGCGAACAGGACACGCCCCGCAACCTGATGGGGTTGAAGGACGGCACGAACAACATCCGCGCCGAGGACTCCGAGTTGATGGACGACTTCGTCTGGGCAGGCTCGGAGGCGCCGGCGTGGCTTCGCGGTGGCACCTACCTCGTCGCGCGCCGGATCCGGATGCTGCTCGAGGTCTGGGACCGCGCCTCGCTCGGCGATCAGGAGCTGACGATCGGCCGCACGAAGATGTCCGGAGCGCCGCTCGGCGAGAGCGACGAGTTCGCCGACGTCGACCTCGCGGCCAAGAACCCCGACGGCACGCCGGCGATCCCCGCCGATGCTCACATCCGGCTCGCCTCTCCGGCGATGAACGGCGGCGCGCGACTCCTGCGGCGTGGCTACTCGTTCTCCGACGGCGTCGACCAGGAGCTCGGCCAGCTCGACGCCGGCCTCTTCTTCATCTCCTTCCAGCGTGACCCCGAGCAATTCGTCCGTGTGCAGCAGAACCTCGCCGGAGACCGGCTGAACGAGTACATCGTCACGAACGGCAGCTCGCTGTTCGCGGTGCCGCCAGGCGCCAGTGAGGGCGGCTACGTCGGCGAGTCGCTGCTCGGCTGA